The Heliomicrobium gestii genome includes a region encoding these proteins:
- a CDS encoding acyl-CoA dehydrogenase family protein gives MHFALSPEQQAVQKLAREFAQGQIAPGAAARDKTGEFPSAIFRQLGELGLLGLPFSEEVGGAGGDTISYALAVEEIARCCAATALSYAAHISLGCAPFYLFGAKEQQQKWLPPLCRGDFLGAFGLTEPNAGSDAGGTQTKARLEDGQWVINGSKCWITNADHAGCVVATAVTDKGGVYGSISSIIIPTGTPGYTVRSRYQKLGMRASNTCELFFDDVKVPEANLLGQRGLGFKQFLKVLDGGRIAIGALAVGIAQASLEAALKYARERTQFGQPIAKFQAIAFKLADMATHVEVARTMVLKAAWLKDNGRPFTKEAAMAKLFASEIATKAALEAVQIHGGYGYVDEFPVERYLRDAKLCEIGEGTSEVLRLVIARQLGCFQ, from the coding sequence GTGCACTTTGCCCTTTCTCCTGAGCAGCAGGCGGTGCAGAAACTGGCGAGGGAATTTGCCCAGGGGCAGATCGCGCCGGGGGCGGCGGCGCGCGATAAGACGGGCGAGTTTCCCAGCGCGATCTTTCGTCAGTTGGGGGAATTGGGGCTACTGGGTTTGCCTTTCTCGGAAGAGGTGGGCGGCGCCGGCGGGGACACCATCTCTTACGCCTTGGCGGTTGAAGAGATCGCCCGGTGTTGCGCCGCAACGGCCCTTTCCTACGCGGCCCACATCTCCCTGGGCTGCGCGCCCTTCTACCTCTTCGGCGCCAAAGAACAGCAACAAAAGTGGTTGCCGCCCCTCTGTCGCGGCGATTTTCTCGGCGCCTTCGGTCTGACAGAGCCCAATGCCGGATCCGACGCTGGCGGCACGCAGACAAAGGCCCGTTTGGAGGACGGCCAATGGGTGATCAATGGGAGCAAGTGCTGGATCACCAATGCCGACCATGCCGGTTGTGTCGTTGCCACGGCGGTGACAGACAAGGGAGGTGTCTACGGCTCGATCAGTTCGATCATCATTCCGACAGGCACGCCGGGATACACCGTCCGCTCCCGCTACCAGAAGCTGGGCATGCGCGCTTCCAACACCTGTGAACTTTTTTTCGACGATGTGAAGGTGCCGGAAGCCAACCTCTTGGGGCAACGGGGGCTCGGCTTTAAGCAGTTTCTCAAAGTCTTGGATGGCGGGCGCATCGCCATCGGAGCGTTGGCTGTCGGCATCGCCCAAGCATCATTGGAGGCAGCCCTCAAATATGCCAGGGAGCGGACCCAGTTCGGGCAGCCCATCGCCAAGTTTCAGGCCATCGCCTTTAAGCTCGCCGACATGGCGACCCATGTGGAAGTGGCGCGCACCATGGTCCTGAAAGCGGCCTGGCTGAAAGACAACGGGCGGCCCTTTACCAAAGAAGCGGCCATGGCGAAGCTTTTCGCCTCGGAAATCGCCACGAAAGCGGCCTTGGAAGCTGTTCAGATCCATGGCGGCTATGGCTATGTCGACGAGTTTCCGGTGGAGCGGTACCTGCGCGACGCCAAGCTCTGCGAGATCGGTGAAGGCACCTCGGAAGTGCTCCGCCTCGTCATCGCGCGACAACTGGGGTGTTTTCAATGA
- a CDS encoding acyl-CoA carboxylase subunit beta produces the protein MASAQKPRLDERMENVYAGGAGKYHEANARLGKLFARERIARLLDPGSAVEDGLLANCLEADLPADGVICMVGAIQGRPVCVMANDSTVKAGSWGQWTVEKILRLQETALDLNIPIIYLVDSAGARITDQVEMFPGRRGAGRIFYNQVMLSGRVPQICLLFGPSAAGGAYIPAFCDIVIMVEGNASMYLGSPRMAEMVIGEKVTLEEMGGARMHCSVSGCGDFLVTTEDEAIEICRRYLGYFPQNHKDVPAPAEVLPPRESKRPITNIIPANINAPFDMKELIDAIVDGGSFLEMKKLFAGEVITGLARLGGKTVGIIANQPRVKGGVLFIDSADKATRFVQLCDAFNIPLLFLMDVPGFMIGTKVERAGIIRHGAKLICAISEATVPKISVVVRKAYGAGLYAMCGPAFEPDACLALPTASIAVMGPEAAVNAVYSKKIAELPPEDRSTFIEARRKEYQEDICLAHLASELVVDAVVQPERLREELLRRFALYRSKKVAFSQRKHAVTPV, from the coding sequence ATGGCGAGTGCGCAAAAGCCCCGTCTCGATGAACGGATGGAGAACGTCTATGCCGGCGGCGCCGGCAAATACCATGAAGCCAATGCCCGCCTGGGCAAGCTCTTTGCCCGCGAGCGGATCGCCCGGCTGCTCGATCCCGGGAGCGCTGTTGAAGATGGGCTCTTAGCCAACTGCCTGGAGGCGGATCTGCCCGCTGACGGTGTCATTTGCATGGTCGGCGCCATCCAAGGCCGACCGGTCTGTGTCATGGCCAACGACTCCACTGTCAAAGCGGGGAGTTGGGGCCAGTGGACCGTCGAAAAAATCCTGCGGTTGCAGGAGACGGCCTTGGACTTGAATATCCCGATCATCTACCTTGTCGATTCGGCTGGCGCCCGGATCACCGATCAGGTGGAGATGTTTCCCGGTCGCAGAGGCGCCGGACGCATCTTCTACAACCAGGTGATGCTGTCCGGCAGGGTGCCCCAGATCTGCCTGCTCTTTGGCCCCTCCGCCGCAGGCGGCGCTTACATCCCCGCCTTCTGTGACATCGTCATCATGGTGGAAGGCAACGCCAGCATGTACCTGGGGTCTCCGCGCATGGCTGAAATGGTCATTGGCGAGAAGGTCACCCTCGAGGAGATGGGCGGCGCCCGCATGCACTGTTCGGTTTCCGGTTGCGGCGATTTCCTCGTTACGACTGAGGACGAGGCGATTGAAATCTGCCGCCGCTATCTTGGCTACTTCCCCCAAAATCATAAAGATGTCCCTGCCCCCGCAGAGGTCCTTCCGCCCAGGGAGAGCAAGCGCCCCATCACGAACATCATCCCGGCCAATATCAACGCCCCTTTTGATATGAAGGAACTCATCGACGCGATCGTCGACGGCGGGAGTTTTCTGGAGATGAAAAAACTCTTTGCCGGAGAGGTGATCACGGGGCTGGCTCGGCTCGGCGGAAAAACCGTCGGCATCATCGCCAACCAGCCGCGGGTGAAGGGCGGTGTGCTCTTTATCGATTCCGCCGATAAAGCGACCCGGTTCGTGCAACTCTGCGACGCCTTTAACATTCCTTTGCTCTTTTTGATGGATGTGCCCGGTTTTATGATCGGAACGAAAGTGGAGCGGGCCGGCATCATCCGTCACGGCGCCAAGTTGATCTGCGCCATCTCGGAGGCAACCGTTCCCAAGATCTCTGTCGTCGTTCGCAAAGCCTACGGGGCCGGCCTTTACGCCATGTGCGGCCCTGCCTTCGAACCGGACGCCTGCCTGGCCCTGCCGACGGCCAGCATCGCCGTCATGGGTCCTGAGGCAGCGGTAAACGCTGTTTACTCGAAAAAAATCGCAGAGCTTCCGCCGGAAGACCGGTCGACCTTCATCGAGGCGCGCCGCAAGGAGTACCAGGAGGACATCTGCCTGGCCCACTTGGCGTCTGAACTGGTTGTCGACGCCGTCGTGCAGCCGGAACGGCTGAGAGAGGAATTGCTCCGGCGATTTGCTCTCTATCGAAGCAAGAAAGTCGCCTTTTCCCAGCGAAAACATGCGGTCACACCGGTGTAA
- a CDS encoding enoyl-CoA hydratase-related protein encodes MKSLSPTVQVRLQDHVATVTIHRPEVMNALDLPTLQAIRSICHSVRFQPQVRLLVFTGAGEKAFSAGADLKERAAMTPLQVREYIYTIRETMNDIETLPQPVIAAINGIALGGGTELALAADIRVAARHAQLGLTETRLAIIPGAGGTQRLSRLIGAGRAKELIFTARVVNAEEALQIGLINRVVPGAELMPAVEALAEEILRNGPVALQQAKYVINYGVETELHTGLAMESKAYEVCIPTADRTEALQAFREKRSPQFRGE; translated from the coding sequence GTGAAGAGCCTGAGCCCCACGGTCCAGGTTCGCCTACAAGACCATGTGGCTACGGTGACGATCCACCGGCCCGAGGTCATGAATGCGCTGGATCTGCCGACATTGCAGGCCATCCGATCTATCTGCCACTCCGTGCGCTTTCAACCACAGGTCCGTTTGCTTGTCTTTACCGGCGCCGGCGAAAAAGCCTTCAGCGCCGGCGCGGACTTAAAGGAACGGGCCGCCATGACGCCGTTGCAGGTGCGTGAGTACATATACACCATTCGAGAGACGATGAACGACATCGAAACGCTGCCCCAACCGGTCATCGCCGCGATCAACGGCATCGCGCTGGGCGGAGGAACGGAACTGGCTTTGGCGGCTGACATTCGAGTTGCCGCCCGTCATGCGCAGTTAGGGCTGACAGAAACCCGCCTCGCGATCATCCCCGGAGCGGGCGGCACCCAGCGGCTCAGCCGTCTCATCGGCGCCGGCAGGGCAAAAGAGCTGATCTTTACGGCCCGTGTAGTCAATGCCGAGGAGGCGCTTCAAATCGGTCTCATCAACCGGGTCGTTCCGGGAGCGGAATTGATGCCGGCTGTCGAGGCATTGGCCGAAGAGATCCTGCGAAACGGCCCTGTTGCGTTGCAACAAGCGAAATACGTCATCAATTACGGTGTCGAAACGGAACTGCACACGGGATTGGCCATGGAGAGCAAGGCTTATGAGGTCTGCATCCCAACGGCCGATCGGACGGAAGCGCTGCAGGCCTTTCGGGAAAAGCGATCGCCCCAGTTTCGGGGGGAATGA
- a CDS encoding acetyl-CoA carboxylase biotin carboxyl carrier protein subunit: MKEILADMTGTVFRVEVRSGAVVQPDQDVVILESMKMEIPVQAKAAGTVVEVRVVEGDFVNEGDVLMILE, from the coding sequence ATGAAAGAGATACTCGCCGATATGACCGGCACCGTGTTTCGTGTCGAAGTGAGATCAGGGGCGGTGGTGCAGCCTGATCAAGACGTGGTAATCCTGGAATCGATGAAGATGGAGATCCCCGTGCAAGCCAAAGCGGCGGGGACTGTCGTGGAAGTCAGGGTGGTCGAGGGGGACTTTGTCAACGAAGGCGATGTCCTTATGATTCTGGAATGA
- a CDS encoding acetyl-CoA carboxylase biotin carboxylase subunit: protein MFKKLLVANRGEIALRVIKAAHGLGIKTAAIYSDADADSLHVKEAGEAFRLGPPPVAQSYLMEKKIIETALACGADAIHPGYGLLSENDTFAQQCVDAGLIFIGPSPALIRDMGNKVQARHIMANLGVPVAPGTVEPVTEFKVVRRIAESVGYPVIVKAAAGGGGIGMQIAKNETELAKAWDACANRAARYFGNGTVFIEKYFNACRHVEIQLLADQHGNTIHLGERECSIQRRNQKVLEEAPAPRLSQEVIERMGKAAVHAAKALGYVNAGTMEFLVDEGGRFYFLEMNTRLQVEHPVTEMVTGVDIVQEQIRIAAGEPLAWTQDAIGPNGHAIEFRLYAENPLSFAPSPGVITEFRFPDEPGVRVDTWVTTGSRITPYYDPLIAKVIVHGESRQDALERWKAMLPGIVIEGIQTNLPLLQELLVHEEFLAGRVTTRFLQERLGRKQ, encoded by the coding sequence TTGTTCAAGAAGCTTTTGGTGGCAAACCGGGGCGAGATCGCCCTACGGGTGATCAAGGCCGCCCATGGCTTAGGAATCAAGACGGCGGCCATCTATTCTGATGCCGATGCTGACTCGCTCCATGTGAAAGAAGCCGGAGAAGCCTTCCGGCTGGGGCCTCCACCGGTGGCGCAGAGCTACCTGATGGAGAAAAAAATCATTGAAACGGCCTTAGCCTGCGGCGCTGACGCCATCCATCCCGGGTACGGGTTGTTATCGGAAAACGACACCTTTGCCCAGCAGTGTGTAGATGCCGGCTTGATCTTCATCGGACCGTCGCCGGCGCTCATTCGTGACATGGGCAATAAAGTGCAGGCACGCCACATCATGGCGAACCTGGGCGTGCCAGTTGCGCCGGGGACGGTGGAACCGGTAACGGAATTTAAGGTGGTCCGCCGGATTGCCGAATCGGTGGGCTATCCCGTCATCGTCAAAGCAGCCGCCGGCGGCGGCGGTATCGGCATGCAGATCGCCAAAAACGAAACGGAACTGGCGAAGGCCTGGGATGCCTGCGCCAATCGGGCGGCCCGGTACTTCGGCAACGGGACGGTCTTCATCGAGAAATACTTCAACGCCTGTCGCCATGTGGAGATCCAGCTGCTGGCCGATCAGCACGGCAATACCATACACCTGGGGGAACGGGAATGTTCCATCCAACGGCGCAATCAGAAGGTGTTGGAGGAAGCCCCGGCGCCACGCCTGTCGCAGGAAGTCATCGAGCGGATGGGGAAGGCGGCTGTTCACGCCGCCAAGGCGCTGGGATATGTCAACGCAGGAACGATGGAGTTTCTCGTCGATGAAGGCGGGCGCTTTTATTTTCTTGAGATGAACACCCGGCTGCAGGTGGAGCATCCGGTGACTGAGATGGTGACCGGCGTCGACATCGTGCAGGAGCAGATTCGCATCGCGGCGGGAGAACCGTTGGCATGGACCCAGGACGCGATTGGGCCAAACGGCCATGCCATCGAATTTCGCCTATACGCCGAGAACCCTCTCAGTTTTGCCCCTTCGCCGGGAGTCATTACAGAATTTCGCTTCCCTGATGAGCCGGGTGTCCGCGTCGATACCTGGGTTACCACGGGCAGCCGGATCACCCCTTACTACGATCCATTGATCGCCAAGGTCATTGTTCACGGGGAAAGCCGGCAGGACGCGCTGGAGAGATGGAAAGCGATGCTGCCCGGTATCGTCATTGAGGGGATTCAGACGAATCTGCCCCTGTTGCAGGAATTGTTGGTCCATGAGGAATTCCTGGCTGGGCGGGTCACAACCCGTTTCTTGCAAGAACGACTGGGAAGAAAGCAATAA
- a CDS encoding DUF6125 family protein, translating to MKNLDWDKEQLSKFIEDLAKRWLAHDGLWFQAVEKKYGMEAAMEADAAAWARFSPIEAQRIKAFLGLPEQGGLDALEQALQYRLYAFINEQSIVRESPDKLIFRMIDCRVQSARERKKMDLFPCKEVGIVEYKTFAQAIDPRIETRCLQCPPDPKSDCYCAWEFTLKSF from the coding sequence ATGAAAAACCTGGATTGGGACAAGGAGCAACTCTCCAAATTCATCGAAGACTTGGCCAAACGCTGGCTGGCCCATGACGGCCTGTGGTTTCAAGCCGTCGAGAAGAAATACGGCATGGAAGCCGCCATGGAAGCCGATGCCGCCGCGTGGGCGCGCTTTAGTCCCATTGAGGCTCAGCGGATCAAAGCCTTCCTGGGATTGCCGGAGCAAGGCGGTCTCGACGCCCTGGAACAGGCGCTGCAATACCGGCTCTACGCCTTCATCAACGAACAATCGATCGTCCGCGAATCGCCGGACAAGCTCATTTTTCGAATGATCGACTGCCGCGTCCAGTCAGCGCGGGAGAGGAAAAAGATGGACCTCTTCCCTTGCAAAGAGGTTGGCATCGTCGAATATAAAACATTTGCCCAGGCCATCGACCCCCGGATTGAGACGCGCTGCCTGCAATGCCCGCCCGATCCGAAAAGCGATTGCTATTGCGCGTGGGAATTTACACTAAAATCCTTTTAG
- a CDS encoding radical SAM/SPASM domain-containing protein, whose amino-acid sequence MKYTLLITQECNLDCPYCYIQKRPTIMTIEVAEKIIDFIYGNTPTGEKIDIGFFGGEPLLAFERIQEVTALIESHRSYRDYPIELSIVSNGTIFSDAIAAFLNDHDISFCISCDGPGKLQNLARSFHSGDATSAIVEATIEQAREKLPILLVNAVYGPQTFRALPHTVEYFRSLGLKRIFLNPDFSAPWTQVDANDIASVYEQIAAIYIDSYRKGSPLYISLIDGKIATILRGGYQREERCQMGIKEFAFTPEGNIFPCERLVGDGAADNGHCIGHIDRGLLLNKMTCHVHPAEAINRTCNTCGLRDYCMNWCGCSNYQSSGYYNKVGPFTCASEKAAITVAINAYQLLEQELGATFFEHLAGIPSMNAR is encoded by the coding sequence ATGAAGTACACGCTCTTAATCACCCAAGAATGCAACTTGGATTGTCCTTACTGTTACATACAAAAGCGCCCTACTATTATGACCATCGAAGTAGCCGAAAAAATCATTGACTTCATCTATGGCAACACCCCAACCGGAGAAAAAATCGATATCGGATTTTTCGGCGGTGAGCCGCTTCTAGCCTTTGAACGGATTCAAGAGGTCACCGCCTTGATCGAATCCCATCGTTCCTACAGAGACTACCCCATTGAACTCAGCATCGTTAGCAATGGCACGATTTTTTCGGATGCCATCGCCGCATTTTTGAACGATCATGACATCAGCTTTTGTATCAGTTGTGATGGCCCCGGTAAGTTGCAGAATCTGGCGCGAAGCTTTCACAGTGGCGATGCTACATCAGCTATTGTGGAAGCAACCATCGAACAAGCCAGAGAAAAACTGCCGATTCTTTTGGTTAATGCAGTCTATGGGCCTCAGACGTTTCGTGCATTGCCGCACACGGTTGAATATTTCCGTTCCCTCGGATTAAAGCGGATTTTTCTAAATCCCGATTTTTCAGCGCCATGGACGCAGGTCGACGCGAACGACATTGCTTCCGTATATGAACAAATCGCGGCTATCTATATAGATAGCTACCGAAAAGGAAGTCCGCTCTACATCAGCCTGATCGATGGCAAAATCGCTACCATCTTGCGTGGCGGCTATCAAAGGGAAGAACGTTGCCAAATGGGAATAAAAGAGTTTGCCTTTACACCAGAAGGCAACATCTTCCCCTGTGAACGCCTGGTTGGCGACGGCGCCGCTGACAATGGGCACTGCATCGGTCATATCGATCGGGGGCTCCTATTGAATAAGATGACCTGTCACGTCCATCCCGCTGAAGCCATCAACAGGACCTGCAACACCTGTGGTTTGCGCGACTATTGCATGAATTGGTGCGGTTGCTCGAATTATCAATCGTCAGGATATTACAACAAGGTTGGTCCTTTTACCTGTGCATCAGAAAAAGCCGCCATTACCGTTGCGATAAATGCATATCAGTTACTGGAACAGGAACTGGGGGCAACCTTTTTTGAGCATCTGGCAGGCATACCGAGCATGAATGCTCGGTGA
- a CDS encoding methyl-accepting chemotaxis protein codes for MNLFRNLSVSKKIGVLVALSVLFCTVIGIVGYSYLEESNKALEDMYQDKLISVQLLTENRAHQRVIQADILALMLTKDESENKRLIEDIQNRAKQYNDNIQRIKSFTLDEQQKRLLEESDAVLQQFRKNRQAVMDLALQNKNEEAYASYIKNVQQLGEQLSKKVRELSEYTEKKAEEMEKENKKKEATAVRWLISINGASLFLILFISWAISRSIVNPLRDVVNISKEIASGNLSVSPLAIRSTDELGQVARAVNEMHNNLRQLLQKVAHTSELLAASSQELSASSEQSTQASNLIATSVVDVANGATEQLTAANKTSNVVEQMSAGILQVATRANEVASQTTEAAERAKNGGVSVEKAVSQMNQIENTITGSSIVVTKLGERSQEIGQIVDTIAGIASQTNLLALNAAIEAARAGDQGRGFAVVADEVRKLAEQSEEAAKKIAMLIDQIQADTAKAVVTMNNGTREVHKGAEVVHAAGDVFREIADLVTEGASRTKDISVAVQRLVAGSDQIVEAMRQIEKQSQKAAAETQNVSAATEEQVASMEEIAASSQALAKLAQELIVEVAKFQL; via the coding sequence ATGAATTTGTTTCGCAATCTGAGTGTTTCGAAAAAAATCGGCGTTCTTGTGGCGTTATCAGTCCTTTTTTGCACGGTTATCGGTATAGTCGGTTACAGTTATCTAGAAGAATCGAATAAAGCCCTTGAAGACATGTATCAGGATAAATTAATCTCTGTACAACTGTTAACGGAGAATCGCGCCCATCAAAGGGTGATTCAGGCTGACATACTGGCATTAATGCTTACGAAGGATGAAAGCGAAAATAAACGTTTAATCGAAGATATTCAGAACAGGGCGAAACAATATAATGACAATATACAACGAATCAAATCGTTTACGTTGGATGAGCAACAAAAGCGGTTGTTGGAAGAAAGCGATGCAGTATTACAACAGTTCAGGAAGAATAGACAAGCGGTGATGGACTTGGCTCTTCAAAACAAAAATGAAGAGGCCTATGCTTCATACATAAAAAATGTTCAACAATTAGGCGAGCAATTGAGCAAGAAAGTTAGAGAACTATCTGAATACACCGAAAAAAAAGCGGAAGAGATGGAGAAGGAGAACAAGAAGAAGGAGGCCACCGCCGTTCGTTGGTTAATCAGTATCAATGGGGCATCCTTGTTCTTGATCCTGTTCATCAGTTGGGCCATCTCGCGTTCGATTGTGAATCCTTTGAGGGATGTCGTCAACATATCCAAAGAGATCGCCAGTGGAAATCTCTCTGTTTCGCCCCTCGCGATTCGCTCTACTGACGAATTAGGGCAAGTAGCAAGGGCAGTCAACGAGATGCACAACAACTTGCGCCAGTTGCTTCAAAAGGTAGCGCACACGTCAGAACTGCTGGCGGCATCGAGTCAAGAACTCTCGGCGAGTTCTGAACAGTCGACTCAGGCCAGCAACCTTATCGCTACATCGGTCGTCGATGTGGCAAACGGCGCGACGGAGCAATTAACAGCGGCCAACAAAACATCGAACGTGGTTGAGCAGATGTCCGCAGGCATACTACAAGTCGCTACGCGGGCCAATGAAGTCGCATCCCAGACAACAGAGGCCGCAGAGCGGGCCAAGAACGGCGGCGTTTCTGTGGAAAAAGCGGTTTCCCAGATGAACCAGATCGAAAATACCATTACCGGATCGTCCATTGTTGTCACAAAACTGGGCGAGCGTTCCCAAGAGATCGGACAAATCGTAGACACCATCGCCGGCATTGCCAGTCAAACCAACCTGTTGGCCCTTAACGCTGCCATTGAGGCAGCAAGGGCGGGCGATCAGGGAAGAGGTTTTGCAGTTGTGGCGGATGAGGTGAGAAAACTTGCCGAACAGTCAGAAGAGGCGGCGAAGAAAATCGCGATGTTGATCGATCAAATCCAAGCGGACACGGCTAAGGCAGTGGTAACGATGAACAACGGAACACGGGAGGTGCATAAAGGGGCAGAGGTTGTTCACGCTGCTGGGGATGTATTCCGGGAAATCGCCGATTTGGTTACAGAGGGAGCAAGTCGGACGAAAGATATTTCCGTTGCCGTTCAGCGACTGGTGGCTGGAAGTGATCAGATCGTGGAAGCGATGCGGCAGATCGAAAAGCAAAGCCAAAAAGCAGCCGCAGAAACGCAAAATGTCTCTGCGGCGACAGAGGAACAGGTGGCTTCCATGGAAGAGATCGCCGCTTCCAGTCAAGCGCTGGCGAAACTCGCCCAGGAACTGATTGTGGAGGTAGCCAAGTTTCAGCTTTAA
- the nrfH gene encoding cytochrome c nitrite reductase small subunit — protein MRWKQWLSGWRRHAKWWQLGLFAAVIAVGIGVLIGRQPLKGLVYALDRPELCASCHVMEPHYESWYHSAHRTVNCNDCHTPHNFIGKWFTKARAGIVDTWVYFIGPMPAQFRAKSHTLEILQDNCIRCHETFVSRIGDTRRGGGLYCFSCHRDVPHGVQTGLSPNPRDLEMHR, from the coding sequence ATGAGATGGAAGCAGTGGCTGTCAGGTTGGAGAAGACACGCCAAATGGTGGCAACTTGGACTGTTCGCGGCTGTGATCGCCGTAGGGATCGGCGTTCTGATTGGACGTCAACCCCTAAAAGGGCTCGTTTATGCCCTAGATCGGCCTGAATTATGCGCGTCTTGTCATGTGATGGAGCCCCACTATGAATCGTGGTACCATTCGGCTCACCGGACGGTCAACTGCAATGATTGTCACACGCCGCACAATTTTATCGGCAAGTGGTTCACCAAAGCGAGGGCCGGGATCGTGGACACATGGGTTTACTTCATCGGCCCCATGCCGGCGCAGTTTCGGGCCAAGTCGCACACCCTGGAGATCCTGCAAGACAACTGCATCCGTTGCCATGAAACGTTCGTCAGTCGCATCGGCGATACACGCCGAGGCGGCGGTCTCTATTGCTTTTCCTGTCACCGCGATGTGCCCCATGGCGTTCAAACCGGGTTAAGCCCCAATCCCAGAGATCTAGAGATGCATCGATGA